Proteins encoded together in one Ruminococcaceae bacterium KH2T8 window:
- a CDS encoding Pimeloyl-ACP methyl ester carboxylesterase, whose protein sequence is MVHFGFSYIGVIWLIMLFVPNGFWAKNKPTDYDKYVGNENKILLMFERAGEVLCSMLCLIFSDFNIRISSIWSLWLLASFILMVLYELYWIRYFGSGKTMADMYSSYAGFPVAGASLPCVAFLFLGIYGTNIFMIIAALILSVGHIGIHLMHRKEVVPGKPVGRLKKVLRVIAAIPVVLILLITFVAIAGRNINWFKNYIDTSKGVNECIYVPIGGQEQYMVIRGKDVSNPVILYLHGGPAGPDSPISNTFTDPLVDDYTVVCWDQRGCGRTYFRNKDIDPDNSTVSYEQALSDVDQVVDYLRDRFDTDKVIVIGHSYGSLIGSVYALEHPEKVTAFIGIGQVVDCVRSDELSYQDALSVAASRGEDTSSLEAAYAEYQQGTGLADYLKLRTATEPYHPAELTADTFKLAFFSPYSGVDDIRWLMVQMDFDGLYELNRPLYDMVYDFSAYDQGTEYEVPVFFISGDRDFTCNYTLAEQYCNDITAPAKGFVAMHGCGHCPHYILPEEWAQTVKDMLSGVI, encoded by the coding sequence ATGGTTCATTTCGGATTTTCATATATAGGCGTCATATGGCTCATAATGCTCTTCGTCCCGAACGGATTCTGGGCGAAGAACAAGCCGACCGATTACGATAAGTACGTAGGTAACGAGAATAAGATACTCCTGATGTTCGAGCGCGCGGGCGAAGTACTGTGCTCGATGCTGTGTCTCATCTTCTCCGACTTTAATATCAGGATATCCTCGATCTGGTCCCTCTGGCTCCTCGCGTCCTTTATCCTTATGGTGCTCTATGAGCTATACTGGATAAGGTATTTCGGGAGCGGTAAGACCATGGCGGATATGTATTCGTCATATGCCGGATTCCCCGTGGCGGGAGCGTCGCTGCCGTGTGTCGCTTTCCTTTTCCTCGGCATCTACGGCACTAATATCTTCATGATCATCGCGGCGCTGATCCTCTCAGTCGGTCATATCGGCATACATCTCATGCATCGAAAAGAAGTAGTCCCGGGAAAGCCTGTCGGACGCCTGAAGAAGGTCTTAAGGGTGATCGCGGCGATCCCGGTCGTGCTCATCCTGCTGATTACTTTCGTGGCGATCGCGGGAAGGAATATCAACTGGTTTAAGAATTATATCGATACATCTAAAGGTGTCAACGAATGTATCTATGTCCCCATCGGAGGACAGGAGCAGTATATGGTCATAAGGGGAAAGGATGTCTCTAATCCCGTTATACTTTATCTTCACGGCGGTCCCGCGGGTCCCGATTCTCCGATATCGAATACTTTCACCGATCCTCTTGTCGATGACTATACGGTCGTGTGCTGGGATCAGCGAGGCTGCGGCAGGACCTATTTCAGGAATAAGGATATCGATCCCGACAATTCGACTGTCTCATATGAGCAGGCGCTTTCAGATGTCGATCAGGTCGTCGATTACCTTCGTGACAGATTCGATACCGATAAGGTGATCGTGATCGGACATTCATACGGCTCCCTGATCGGAAGCGTATATGCACTCGAACATCCCGAGAAAGTGACAGCTTTCATCGGTATAGGACAGGTCGTTGACTGCGTAAGATCCGACGAGCTCTCATATCAGGATGCTCTGTCCGTTGCCGCATCGCGCGGTGAAGATACTTCGTCTCTCGAGGCGGCATATGCGGAATATCAGCAGGGTACAGGGCTTGCCGATTATCTGAAGCTCAGGACCGCGACTGAACCCTATCATCCGGCAGAGCTCACGGCTGATACTTTTAAGCTCGCGTTCTTTTCACCTTATTCGGGAGTCGATGACATAAGGTGGCTCATGGTACAGATGGATTTCGACGGGCTCTATGAGCTCAACAGGCCGCTTTACGACATGGTCTATGATTTTAGTGCCTACGATCAGGGTACGGAATATGAAGTGCCCGTATTCTTTATCTCGGGAGACCGTGACTTTACGTGCAACTACACGCTTGCCGAGCAGTACTGCAATGATATTACTGCTCCTGCAAAGGGATTCGTCGCGATGCACGGATGCGGACATTGTCCTCACTATATCCTGCCCGAAGAGTGGGCTCAGACGGTCAAGGATATGCTCTCCGGTGTCATCTGA
- a CDS encoding putative efflux protein, MATE family — translation MKNESQIEHYKKMTETPVHKLILKLCIPTILSMLVSNIYNLVDTAFVGKLGNSASGAVGIVFGFMTIIQAVGFMFGNGSGSILARRLGNKDIAGASTTASTGFFLSLTLGAVASILCFIFIKPLVMFLGSTETIAPYAITYISFILITAPIMTAGFTLNNILRYEGKAFYAMIGMFSGCILNIIGDYIFMFVFHMGIAGAGLSTAIGQLVSFKFLLMPFLRGKTQSKLSIRKLDLSLGHLYDIVATGFPSLLRQGLNSVATILLNSLSGGYGDAAVAAMSIVSRVFFFIFAIALGVGQALQPICSFNYGAKKFSRVRKAYRFTSIMATAIIIIPSIFVLIMAPQTIYLFREDMDVVGFGTRALRLQCIAGVVMPFCMTTELLLQSTGKKLPASILSALRSGVIFIPALLIFHHFRGMAGIQEAQPFAYAMSIFPTLFFSTQYFQKLPKSDGKPDKA, via the coding sequence ATGAAGAACGAAAGCCAGATCGAACACTATAAGAAGATGACCGAGACCCCGGTACACAAGCTTATCCTAAAGCTCTGTATACCGACGATCCTCAGCATGCTCGTCTCAAACATCTATAATCTCGTCGATACCGCCTTCGTCGGTAAGCTCGGCAACAGCGCGAGCGGCGCGGTCGGCATAGTATTCGGCTTCATGACGATAATCCAGGCCGTCGGATTCATGTTCGGCAACGGCTCGGGAAGCATCCTCGCAAGGCGCCTCGGCAACAAGGATATAGCAGGTGCGTCGACCACCGCTTCCACGGGATTCTTCCTCTCGCTCACTCTGGGTGCCGTCGCGAGCATCCTCTGTTTCATCTTTATCAAGCCCCTCGTAATGTTCCTCGGAAGCACCGAGACCATCGCTCCCTATGCGATCACATATATCTCGTTCATCCTGATCACGGCTCCGATAATGACCGCGGGATTTACCTTGAATAACATCTTAAGATATGAGGGCAAGGCCTTCTATGCCATGATCGGTATGTTCAGCGGCTGTATCCTGAATATAATCGGAGACTACATCTTTATGTTCGTATTCCACATGGGCATCGCGGGCGCGGGACTTTCGACCGCGATAGGTCAGCTCGTGAGCTTCAAGTTCCTGCTCATGCCTTTCCTTCGCGGCAAGACGCAGAGCAAGCTGTCCATAAGAAAGCTCGATCTGTCGTTAGGCCATCTCTACGACATCGTAGCTACGGGATTCCCGAGCCTTCTGAGGCAGGGTCTTAACAGCGTCGCGACTATCCTTTTAAACTCCCTGTCGGGCGGCTACGGAGATGCGGCTGTCGCGGCAATGAGCATCGTATCGAGAGTATTCTTCTTTATCTTTGCCATAGCACTAGGCGTCGGTCAGGCGCTTCAGCCCATCTGCAGCTTTAACTACGGAGCAAAGAAGTTCAGCCGTGTCAGAAAGGCTTACAGGTTCACTTCGATAATGGCGACGGCGATAATAATCATCCCGAGCATATTCGTCCTGATCATGGCTCCGCAGACGATCTATCTCTTCAGGGAAGATATGGACGTAGTGGGATTCGGAACAAGGGCACTGAGACTTCAGTGCATAGCGGGAGTAGTTATGCCCTTTTGCATGACGACTGAGCTGCTCTTACAGAGCACGGGCAAGAAACTTCCCGCCTCGATCCTCTCCGCTCTTCGAAGCGGCGTCATCTTCATACCCGCCCTTTTGATCTTCCATCATTTCAGGGGCATGGCAGGCATCCAGGAGGCTCAGCCTTTCGCTTATGCGATGTCGATCTTCCCCACTTTATTCTTCTCAACTCAGTATTTCCAAAAGCTCCCCAAGAGCGATGGTAAACCCGACAAAGCCTGA
- a CDS encoding Helix-turn-helix: MILAEKIINERKKNGWSQEELADKLGVSRQSVSKWESAQSVPDLQRILDMSKIFGVSTDYLLKDDIENVIPSEEVDTDSSLRKVTLEETNTYLDTVKDNSKKISLGVSLCISCAVPLLLLEAASKAGLFNISENVAGGIGTILLLLLVAVSLVFFIPAGMALNKWEWLEKESFETEYGVEGAVRSKADKFEPRFIRNITLGIVTILTGVILLVATAFIAEENEPLIIAAAAGLLLFISAGVNMIVKAGMTKDSYDKILQEADYTKAKKENKVMNAIAPAYWLLVTAGYLTWSFLTNNWGLTWIVWPIAGIIFGAISAVADQVTRKD, from the coding sequence ATGATACTCGCTGAAAAGATAATAAATGAACGTAAGAAGAACGGCTGGTCACAGGAAGAGCTCGCCGATAAGCTCGGCGTATCAAGACAGTCCGTAAGCAAGTGGGAGAGCGCTCAGTCGGTTCCCGATCTTCAGAGGATCCTCGACATGAGCAAGATATTCGGAGTAAGTACCGATTACCTTCTTAAGGATGATATAGAAAACGTGATCCCTTCAGAGGAGGTTGATACGGATTCTTCATTAAGAAAAGTAACTTTGGAAGAGACAAATACTTACCTTGATACGGTTAAGGACAACTCGAAGAAGATCTCGCTCGGAGTCTCATTATGCATAAGCTGCGCCGTTCCCCTGCTCCTTCTCGAAGCTGCGAGCAAGGCAGGATTATTCAATATCTCCGAAAATGTCGCAGGCGGCATAGGAACCATACTGCTCCTCCTGCTCGTTGCTGTATCGCTGGTATTCTTTATCCCGGCAGGTATGGCTCTCAATAAGTGGGAATGGCTCGAGAAAGAATCTTTCGAGACGGAATACGGCGTAGAAGGCGCCGTAAGATCCAAGGCTGATAAGTTCGAGCCCCGCTTCATAAGAAACATCACGCTGGGCATCGTTACCATCCTTACGGGCGTGATACTCCTTGTGGCAACAGCCTTTATCGCCGAGGAAAACGAACCCCTTATCATCGCGGCTGCCGCCGGACTCCTGCTCTTCATCTCGGCAGGCGTTAATATGATCGTCAAGGCCGGAATGACAAAGGACAGCTACGACAAGATCCTTCAGGAAGCAGACTATACAAAGGCTAAGAAAGAGAACAAGGTCATGAATGCCATTGCTCCCGCATACTGGCTCCTCGTTACTGCAGGTTATCTCACATGGAGCTTCCTTACGAACAACTGGGGTCTTACATGGATCGTATGGCCTATCGCAGGCATTATCTTCGGTGCCATCTCGGCAGTCGCAGATCAGGTAACAAGGAAAGACTGA
- a CDS encoding transcriptional regulator, TetR family, producing the protein MPKVTQEYIDNKKRSIVEAAMRVCQRKPVEMVTMTDVIEETGLSQGGIYRFYKDLDEILRDMILEMRVRYNIMDDTDRIFKYSTDLPPAEVIRQMCDMLASALEEHLMDLQKLNFDLTVLAINEPERIEKILGTITTESNMSHLMNATREGFIRAQKEGKIHPVTDIESILNFMSASSNGILFNCIICSCYPQGMPGIKSDPKELYGTLAEAMIRLLGVN; encoded by the coding sequence ATGCCCAAGGTTACACAGGAATATATAGATAACAAGAAAAGATCGATCGTGGAGGCGGCGATGCGCGTATGTCAGCGAAAGCCTGTCGAGATGGTCACCATGACGGACGTTATCGAAGAGACGGGGCTGTCGCAGGGCGGTATCTACAGATTCTATAAGGACCTCGACGAGATACTTCGCGACATGATACTTGAGATGCGGGTGAGATATAACATCATGGACGATACCGACAGGATCTTTAAGTATTCGACGGATCTTCCTCCTGCCGAGGTCATCAGGCAGATGTGCGATATGCTGGCATCTGCACTCGAGGAGCATCTTATGGATCTACAGAAATTGAATTTCGATCTCACGGTGCTTGCCATAAACGAACCCGAGAGAATAGAGAAGATCCTGGGAACCATCACGACGGAGAGCAACATGAGCCACCTCATGAATGCCACAAGAGAAGGATTTATCAGGGCGCAGAAAGAAGGGAAGATCCATCCGGTAACGGATATCGAAAGCATATTAAATTTCATGTCGGCTTCCTCGAACGGGATCCTCTTCAACTGCATAATATGCAGCTGCTACCCGCAGGGGATGCCGGGGATCAAGTCGGATCCGAAAGAACTATACGGCACATTGGCTGAGGCCATGATCAGATTATTGGGGGTGAACTGA
- a CDS encoding zinc transporter, ZIP family — protein sequence MNTDVLIGLLIPFIGTTAGSACVLFMKRELNRTVQRALTGFAAGVMVAASIWSLLIPSMDQSEHMGKFAFVPAVVGFFLGIAFLLILDMVIPHLHMNATKAEGPKSRLARTTMMVLAVTLHNIPEGMAVGVVYAGLVTGSANITAGGALALSLGIAIQNFPEGAIISMPLHAEGKSKFRSFLDGTLSGAVEPIAGLITILAAGLVVPVLPYLLSFAAGAMLYVVVEELIPEMSEGEHSNIGVIMFSVGFALMMALDVALG from the coding sequence ATGAATACGGATGTATTGATCGGATTACTGATACCGTTTATAGGTACTACGGCGGGTTCGGCGTGTGTACTCTTTATGAAGAGGGAACTGAACCGCACCGTTCAGCGTGCCCTTACGGGCTTTGCCGCAGGAGTGATGGTCGCGGCGTCGATCTGGAGCCTTCTTATCCCGTCGATGGATCAGTCGGAGCATATGGGAAAGTTTGCTTTCGTGCCGGCTGTCGTAGGATTCTTTCTGGGTATTGCATTCCTTCTCATCCTGGATATGGTCATCCCGCATCTTCATATGAACGCAACGAAAGCAGAAGGTCCGAAGAGCCGCCTGGCAAGGACTACCATGATGGTGCTTGCGGTGACTCTCCATAACATTCCTGAGGGTATGGCGGTAGGCGTTGTCTATGCGGGACTTGTTACGGGTTCGGCTAATATCACGGCAGGCGGAGCGTTGGCACTGTCTCTGGGTATCGCCATCCAGAACTTCCCCGAGGGTGCGATAATCTCGATGCCTCTTCACGCGGAGGGCAAGAGCAAGTTCAGGTCTTTTCTTGACGGTACTTTATCGGGTGCGGTAGAGCCGATTGCGGGCCTTATAACGATACTTGCGGCGGGACTGGTCGTTCCCGTACTTCCGTATCTTCTGAGCTTTGCGGCAGGCGCAATGCTTTATGTAGTCGTTGAGGAGCTGATCCCCGAGATGAGCGAAGGCGAACATTCCAATATCGGAGTCATCATGTTCTCCGTCGGATTTGCTCTCATGATGGCTCTCGATGTAGCTCTCGGATAA
- a CDS encoding beta-glucosidase, translating to MGFSKDFIWGAATAAYQIEGAYNEDGKGLNVWDAYASDGNHIKYKENGNVACDHYHRWKEDIALMKEIGIRAYRFSVSWTRILPDGIGKVNEKGIKFYSDLVDELIKNDIIPMITLYHWDYPLALHDRGGWLNPDSSEWFLEYTKVVVDALSDRVSYWMTINEPQCEIGCGHLDGVHAPFEKHNARDLLIMGRNVLLSHGKAADYIRNNAKTEAKIGYAPTGPCALPKDDSPEAIEFARKKTFEAGNDHFAYSNAYWSDPIFLGKYPDDLLEKYGDLVPKFTDEEWKLVTTPLDFYGMNIYYANESDKNGEYSDVYFQGKMSTNIGWPLTPDVLYWSSKFMYQRYGKPIIITENGMASHDWVCVDGKVHDSYRIDYLTRYLRGYRRAAEEGVPLIGYLQWSLMDNYEWSQGYTQRFGMIYVDYPTQKRTIKDSGYWYKNIIETNGEAL from the coding sequence TTGGGCTTTTCAAAAGATTTTATCTGGGGTGCCGCAACGGCCGCTTATCAGATCGAAGGCGCATATAATGAAGACGGCAAAGGACTTAATGTCTGGGACGCTTATGCCAGTGACGGCAACCATATAAAGTATAAGGAAAACGGTAATGTCGCATGCGATCATTATCATCGCTGGAAAGAAGATATCGCTCTCATGAAGGAGATCGGTATCAGGGCATATCGCTTCTCCGTCAGCTGGACAAGGATCCTTCCCGACGGTATCGGCAAGGTCAACGAGAAGGGCATCAAGTTCTATTCCGACCTTGTAGACGAACTTATCAAGAACGACATCATCCCCATGATCACGCTCTATCACTGGGACTACCCCCTCGCTCTTCACGACAGGGGCGGATGGCTCAATCCCGACAGTTCCGAGTGGTTCCTCGAATATACGAAAGTAGTAGTCGATGCTCTTTCCGACAGAGTCTCCTACTGGATGACCATTAATGAGCCTCAGTGCGAGATCGGCTGCGGACACCTGGACGGCGTGCATGCTCCTTTCGAGAAGCATAATGCGCGTGACCTCCTTATCATGGGAAGAAACGTACTGCTGTCGCACGGCAAGGCTGCAGATTATATCAGAAATAATGCAAAGACCGAAGCTAAGATCGGCTATGCTCCCACGGGTCCCTGCGCACTCCCGAAGGATGATTCACCCGAGGCAATAGAGTTCGCAAGGAAGAAGACCTTTGAGGCAGGTAATGATCATTTCGCATACAGCAATGCTTACTGGTCGGATCCCATCTTCCTCGGAAAGTATCCGGACGATCTTCTCGAGAAGTACGGCGATCTTGTTCCGAAGTTCACGGACGAGGAGTGGAAGCTCGTAACTACACCTCTTGATTTCTACGGCATGAATATCTACTACGCCAACGAGAGCGATAAGAACGGCGAGTATTCGGATGTATATTTCCAGGGCAAGATGAGCACTAATATCGGTTGGCCTTTGACCCCCGACGTTCTCTACTGGTCTTCGAAGTTCATGTATCAGCGCTACGGAAAGCCGATCATCATCACCGAGAACGGTATGGCTTCGCATGACTGGGTATGCGTTGACGGCAAGGTTCATGATTCTTACAGGATCGACTATCTTACGAGATATCTTAGAGGCTACAGGAGAGCAGCCGAGGAGGGCGTTCCGCTCATCGGTTATCTTCAGTGGTCCCTCATGGATAATTATGAGTGGTCTCAGGGCTATACTCAGAGATTCGGAATGATCTATGTCGATTATCCTACACAGAAGAGGACGATCAAGGATTCCGGTTACTGGTATAAGAATATCATCGAGACTAACGGAGAGGCACTTTAA
- a CDS encoding endo-1,3(4)-beta-glucanase, with protein sequence MKRSIRLAAALLSTAVLFTSCSKTGESETSEVPAGESSASVSDGTSSGTEGTSSSSSAAAQGGTFTGTMPGGHLIPEGMSEYGSGYEGIEGTGNYNYGEALQKSILFYELQRSGALPEVVRCNWRGDSALEDGSDVGIDLTGGWYDAGDHVKFNLPMAYTASMLGWSLYEDPGAYEESGQLDYMLEDIRWVTDYLIRCHPEDEVFYYQVGDGGSDHSWWGPAEVMPMARPSYCVTASAPGSAVTGEASAALAIASIVFSDSDPDYAALCLEHAESLYEFSDSTRSDAGYTAANGFYDSWSGFYDELAWAGSWLYLATGDDSYLDNAESCFTQAGHDYDWSMCWDDVHIGAAVMLAKITEDQSYKDEVQQHLDYWSCGTSDGSQITYTPGGLAWLDSWGSLRYATTTAFVACVYSRWDGCPSDKADIYWDFAVSQAEYALGSTGFSYQIGYGEDYPEHPHHRTSQGSYCDNMNDPSEARHTLYGALVGGPDANDGYTDTVSDYCANEVACDYNAGFTGLLAAMYSEYHGQTLINFGAVEEVSAQEYLAECDSNVEGDDFIEIRAFIYNETAWPARAATDLEYRYFVDLSEVYEAGGDVDGITITTNYMQSGRVDGLKVWNEDLHIYYLSVVFDDGALFPGGQSQYKSEIQVRMTSPVGVWDNGNDYSYGNGDGAVLLEGGEVVAGVLPDDEGSSSGTSTGSGSSSSSSSATPTPASGSSSGSSSSTGGGSVTSGDLSISMSYDGGSSNANAISGTLEITNNGSGSIDLSDMTIEYYFTNDGGTMTFDCYHSALNSSSGGYTALTDNTSGDISSYSGTDCDSVLEISFSQGTLGGGDTLTVSFSCHRSDWQSIDLSNDYSHESVGNIVIRSGDSVIAGEEP encoded by the coding sequence ATGAAACGAAGCATCAGATTAGCGGCTGCACTCTTAAGTACTGCCGTGTTGTTCACGTCGTGCTCGAAAACAGGTGAGAGCGAGACGTCAGAAGTTCCCGCGGGCGAAAGCTCCGCATCAGTATCAGACGGCACTTCTTCAGGTACCGAAGGCACATCATCTTCATCCTCTGCGGCGGCGCAGGGCGGCACGTTCACGGGCACTATGCCGGGCGGTCACCTGATCCCCGAAGGCATGTCCGAATACGGAAGCGGATACGAAGGTATCGAAGGAACGGGCAACTATAACTACGGTGAGGCCCTTCAGAAATCCATTCTCTTTTACGAGCTTCAAAGGAGCGGAGCGCTCCCGGAGGTCGTAAGGTGTAACTGGAGAGGTGATTCGGCTCTCGAGGACGGCAGCGACGTCGGCATCGATCTGACGGGCGGCTGGTACGATGCAGGTGATCATGTAAAGTTCAATCTCCCCATGGCATATACCGCCTCGATGCTCGGATGGTCTTTGTACGAAGATCCGGGTGCATACGAGGAGAGCGGACAGCTCGATTATATGCTCGAGGACATCAGGTGGGTAACAGACTACCTTATCAGGTGTCATCCGGAAGACGAAGTATTTTACTATCAGGTAGGTGACGGCGGATCCGATCACTCATGGTGGGGTCCCGCGGAAGTAATGCCCATGGCAAGGCCTTCCTACTGTGTAACCGCATCTGCTCCGGGATCCGCAGTGACGGGTGAAGCATCGGCTGCACTCGCTATCGCATCCATCGTATTCTCCGATTCCGATCCCGATTATGCAGCGCTCTGTCTCGAGCATGCAGAGAGCCTCTATGAGTTCTCCGATTCTACGAGGAGTGATGCGGGCTATACGGCTGCCAACGGATTTTACGATTCATGGAGCGGATTCTACGATGAGCTCGCATGGGCAGGCAGCTGGCTATATTTGGCTACAGGTGACGATTCTTATCTTGATAATGCCGAAAGCTGCTTTACGCAGGCAGGACACGATTACGACTGGTCCATGTGCTGGGACGATGTTCATATCGGCGCGGCCGTAATGCTCGCAAAGATCACGGAAGATCAGTCCTATAAGGATGAAGTGCAGCAGCATCTCGATTATTGGAGCTGCGGAACTTCCGACGGATCACAGATCACATATACGCCCGGCGGCCTGGCATGGCTCGATTCCTGGGGTTCGCTCCGCTATGCGACGACGACAGCTTTCGTTGCTTGCGTATACAGCAGATGGGACGGATGCCCTTCGGATAAGGCTGATATATATTGGGATTTCGCGGTGTCTCAGGCCGAATATGCTCTGGGCTCCACAGGCTTTTCATATCAGATAGGATACGGCGAGGATTATCCCGAGCATCCTCATCACAGGACATCCCAGGGTTCTTATTGCGACAACATGAACGATCCTTCTGAAGCAAGACATACGCTCTATGGAGCTTTGGTCGGAGGCCCCGATGCCAATGACGGCTATACGGACACCGTATCCGATTATTGTGCCAACGAGGTCGCTTGTGACTATAACGCAGGATTTACGGGGCTTCTTGCGGCGATGTACAGCGAATATCACGGACAGACCCTCATCAACTTCGGTGCCGTAGAAGAAGTGTCCGCGCAGGAATATCTTGCCGAGTGCGACAGCAATGTCGAGGGCGATGACTTTATCGAGATAAGGGCATTCATCTATAACGAGACGGCATGGCCCGCACGTGCGGCTACGGATCTCGAGTACAGATATTTCGTCGACCTTTCCGAAGTCTATGAGGCAGGCGGAGATGTAGACGGTATCACGATAACGACTAACTACATGCAGTCGGGCAGGGTAGACGGCCTCAAGGTCTGGAACGAGGACCTTCATATCTATTACCTGTCCGTCGTATTTGATGACGGTGCGCTCTTCCCGGGCGGCCAGTCTCAGTACAAGTCCGAGATACAGGTAAGGATGACAAGCCCTGTCGGTGTATGGGATAACGGCAATGATTATTCATACGGCAACGGTGACGGAGCAGTGCTCCTTGAGGGCGGAGAAGTCGTAGCGGGAGTCCTTCCTGATGACGAAGGCTCATCATCGGGTACGAGCACGGGAAGCGGATCTTCTTCCTCTTCGTCGAGTGCGACTCCTACTCCCGCATCGGGCTCTTCCTCCGGTTCGTCTTCTTCGACGGGCGGCGGCTCGGTAACGAGCGGTGATCTCTCGATCAGCATGAGCTACGACGGCGGATCTTCTAATGCCAATGCGATCTCGGGTACTCTCGAGATTACGAATAACGGCAGCGGATCGATAGATCTTTCCGACATGACGATCGAATATTATTTCACGAATGACGGCGGCACCATGACCTTTGACTGCTACCACTCGGCTCTCAATTCCTCGTCCGGCGGCTATACCGCTCTGACCGACAATACTTCTGGTGATATCTCAAGTTATTCCGGTACCGATTGCGACAGTGTCCTGGAGATCTCTTTCTCGCAGGGAACGCTCGGAGGCGGCGATACATTGACCGTGAGTTTCAGCTGTCACAGATCCGACTGGCAGAGCATTGATCTTTCAAATGACTATTCACACGAGTCCGTCGGCAATATCGTCATCCGCTCGGGTGACAGCGTGATCGCGGGCGAGGAACCCTGA
- a CDS encoding Platelet-activating factor acetylhydrolase, isoform II, whose translation MKVEYPEFTGRYKVGVTEFIVDTGREETLKLHEGGVRKLSCRMYYPSTAEGIEGKERSEYMSRQLCKAYKVDYDKKMAEGENRIDCYVDAAPVSDEKFPLIIFNHGYGSFRDSNTYMCGEICSQGYVVVIIGHPYETMALNYADGTCVDIDKKAMETAKPIIPALISSLKLVSAKGTDEEINDKFKDFEHKYYSGLAKRVDAWCIDTDDVCDYVKATYSDRIDPDAGIGLTGHSMGGAVAHMLLRKSDKYSCAINIDGGLFGEYRDLPLRKPLMNINCNMNKTTTTGAYLDPKGPVYSAIFKDMRHLGFTDLMFFFPVKSQVGKLPSDIMHRNLCGLHIRFFDKYIKGKDVEIKADDPDSVNITKKG comes from the coding sequence ATGAAAGTTGAATATCCTGAATTTACAGGCAGATACAAGGTAGGCGTTACGGAATTTATCGTCGATACGGGAAGGGAAGAGACATTAAAGCTCCATGAGGGCGGTGTGCGAAAGCTTTCGTGCAGGATGTACTATCCTTCGACAGCCGAGGGCATCGAAGGAAAGGAAAGATCCGAATATATGTCCAGGCAGCTCTGCAAAGCCTATAAGGTCGATTACGATAAGAAGATGGCAGAAGGCGAGAACAGGATCGACTGTTATGTTGATGCAGCCCCCGTTTCCGACGAGAAGTTCCCACTGATCATCTTCAACCACGGCTATGGTTCTTTCAGGGATTCTAATACTTATATGTGCGGTGAGATCTGCTCGCAGGGATATGTTGTCGTCATTATAGGTCACCCTTATGAAACGATGGCACTGAATTACGCCGACGGCACATGTGTTGATATCGATAAGAAAGCTATGGAGACAGCTAAGCCGATAATTCCGGCACTTATCTCCAGCCTCAAGCTCGTATCGGCCAAGGGTACCGACGAGGAGATCAACGATAAGTTCAAGGACTTTGAGCACAAGTACTACTCGGGACTTGCCAAGAGGGTTGACGCATGGTGTATCGATACAGATGATGTCTGCGATTACGTTAAGGCAACCTATAGTGACAGGATCGATCCGGATGCCGGCATTGGACTTACGGGTCACTCGATGGGCGGAGCTGTAGCTCATATGCTCCTTCGTAAGAGCGATAAGTATTCATGCGCGATCAATATCGACGGCGGACTCTTCGGCGAGTACAGGGATCTCCCTCTTAGAAAGCCCTTAATGAACATCAACTGCAATATGAACAAGACTACGACTACCGGTGCATATCTTGATCCCAAGGGTCCCGTATATTCAGCGATCTTTAAGGATATGCGTCATCTGGGATTTACGGATCTCATGTTCTTCTTCCCCGTAAAGTCACAGGTCGGTAAGCTTCCTTCGGATATCATGCACAGGAACCTCTGCGGTCTTCATATCCGATTCTTCGACAAGTACATAAAGGGCAAAGATGTCGAGATAAAGGCTGATGATCCCGACTCTGTAAATATTACGAAAAAAGGTTGA